The Anthonomus grandis grandis chromosome 16, icAntGran1.3, whole genome shotgun sequence genome includes the window CAATGAAAATGTGAAGGTATTCCTAGGACTGGTTCATATAACGGGGTCATAggaattatcttttttttcatgactgataaaattgtaaaaattcaaacagAATATAGAGTAgattatgtatttaattatgAATAACTGTCATACAAATTTGCAAACTGTCTCGGGTAAACTACCCAATGGTTGGCACTTTAAGGAAAGTTTTATCTTTGCGTCCTATAGTTCTATATGCATGTCGGCCATACGTATTTTTCTAAGAATATTAAGATAAGGATTTGTTTTGATTAGTAATAGGCTTGGTATTAAGTTACTGTCAACGATCGGCGGTACGGCCgtccattaattatttttatgagtctGAGTTCATGTTGATTTTTAGTgaagtttatttagaaataaaataaaggacatGACTCAATATCTTTTAAGAGATATCGAGAATCGAGTGGAACGAGGCCGGGAATGAATGCTTGAAGAAGCATAAAGGAACAGAAAAGGCAGTCTTTTGAGAGAACTTTGTCAATATAGTAATTAAGTGTGTGTTTTCACAAATTACAAGTTTTACTTGTAACGAACATGTCCAccgaaaataataatactgacTCTCTGACATGCATCTTGAGGTTAATTTTTTGAATCGCCAaagatactatttttaaaaaatgaaattagatttatagtaaaaaagtaatatctattataattaaataaaactagaaaactaGGACCAATTGCCCAATGATTGGCACCTTTTAACCTAATATTGGCACCCACATTTGCCCAATTATTGGCACTTCTGTTTTCATTCAATTTGTGTACTTAACAATAATTAGGTGtttaccataaataaaaaacctaattttatataaaattttaaatgaacaaagtgtaacaaagaaaaaacaaagaaattgaaaaaattgatttgacaCAAACTTTgattatcaaaataaagcaTTATCTTAAggtgaataataaaaattaaaattattttcataaaacataaatatttacttaagaaCATTActcatattatttaatattatttatttatttatttatttatttattaacggaatccatttacaaaagtgttacatagcatacaAACATCTATAAATCAGTGAacggtgtagatgagttaattaattaaagcccctatgagaagaaaaaaaaagttaaagccCCAGATTCGACTCGGAGAACGGTCGTACCGCAGCTTGTGCGTTCTTATATCATAAATACGTGTATAATCAGGATATCAGAagatcagaaaaattttaatttttggtcgGTATGTTACGTGAAGTGCGCTCTAAATCGTGATGTAAAAACAAATTGGCTTACTGTAAATTAAAGTGACAAATTGGTGTGATTTCATTTCCATAAAAGAACTTGGAATGCAATcatataaataaagattttgtgTACAAATACCATTGGGTGATTCTCTGAGACTGTTGTCTGAATGTTTCTTGCTTCCATGAAATGAATTGGTGTTATGGGGTCATTCTCTGAGAAGTATTTACAATCACACAAAATGTATGGTATGAAgccaaaaagtaaatttaaatgctgtgctaataaaacatttaataattatttatgcatTGAATGTTTGGGATTTTTTCACCCAAGCTGTCTTTGGGATTTTCGGTCACATGAAAAAATAggacaaacaaaaattttttgttctGATGTGTGCAAATCAACTGCTTCCTCACCTAATTCTGTAAAATCCGTTGAGCATGATAATGCACTTAAATTGGTTGCCGAGCTTCAATCCATGCTCAATGAAAAGAACATCTTTATTGAACAGTTAGAATTATCTAAAAATGATGAAATTAGTTTTCTACAGGATAGGGTGACTGATTTGCATAAGGAACTAGAATCTAGGGATAATGCTTTTCGAAAAGAACGCAAACTAACTCAGGCTTCGAGGAGGATATATTGGAAGCAGAGCGCAAAATGGTTgagaaattaaataacaaaagagAAGAGGTTATTAAGTTGCGATCTGAGATTGATAAATTAATGCTGAATGAAgagcttttgaaaatttctatttCTGATCAGAAGGAAAAAATATCTTTACTCCAGAAAGATCTAGAAGAAGCTAATTCGATATGCAAAAAAATGATTACTTCAATTAGACTTCTTGAAGCAGAAAATCAATCATACTCTTGTGAAATACCTTCTCTCAAAAATGACATGGAGGTATTTAAAGCCTCTAACTCACGCGAGGAAGTTATCCAGGATTCTTCGGATATCGAATTTGACACTCATTGTACACTTAGTACAGAACTTGACAATCCTTCTAGTACCAAGAATTTAACAGTACCTGATGTTAAAGAGTTTTTTGTGACAAGTAATCCTGTCAATGTATGCAGAAAGCAGGTCCTGGTGTTTGGTGATCAGACTGCAAGAGGTGTAGCCTCTAGGATGACACATTCTTTGGACTCTAAGATCTATTCTATTCACGGTGAAGTTCACTCCAACTATACTTTATCCCAGATGGCAAACCGTATATTTGAATTAACCACTGACTATGTTAGTACggataatattattgtttgctTAGATTTAGGATCAACTTATTTTGACTGTCACTCCTTTTATGGTTTACTTTCTTTGGGTAAATTCACTAATTTAACTTTAAGCTTAACTTACGATGATacaaataagtttaattattttcatgtgGTATCTATTTGTAAGAGATTTCTTAAGTCCCAAAGGGCTTCAGTAAGAATTTTCAGCAATAActctcaaaataataaatttagaattagtAAGAGTGCTCTTTGTGTTCGTCTGGTTTTGTTTGTTACTGTTAGTTATgcgttaaaaagaaattttgtactCTCCCCCGTTCCATTATCTAATGTTAATTTTGATAAGCATTCCAGTGGCTCTAACTCTGATAGTTCTCCTCTTACTCTTAACTCTACTTCAGCTTAACTTCTACTAACTTCTACTTCTTTTTTAGGGTAGGCAACTTTGACGCATGCATTTCTATTATGCTTTTGAATATTCAATCACTGCGCGGTAAATCTGATGATTTGTAAATACTTTTAGAcagtttaaattttccaaacatTGTCTTActtactgagcactggttgagaaATGAGGAACCAATTTCCCTTCCTGGCTACTCTGTAGCTTCCAAATTCTGTAGGGCTGGCCTTGGATATGGTGGCACTGTGGCTCTTGTGCATCAATGTTTTTGCGACGGCTTTGTTGGTTTTGGCGATTTTGATGATCTTAGTGTCGAAAAGGAGTTTGAATTCTCAATTGTTTATTCTGGTAAAGCCAATTATTATATTGTGTGTATGTATCGTTCCCCAAATAGTAGtagtacttttttagataggcTTGCTAAcaattcctttttaaattttctcctaaaaatactataattctTGCTGGCGATCTTAATATAGATTTTGAAGATGGGGAGAATAGGGCTACattggatttaattaatttgcttcCCTACGCGTGTAACAGGTACCACATCAACAACCATTGACTATGTTGCCTCCAATATACAGGAGAatgtaatttgtaatttatttgatCCAGCTTTGTCTGATCATAATGCCATCCTGGCTCAGGTGccattcagaaaaaaatacaaatccaGAGGTTTGGGTAGAATTTACAGCACAAGGAACTTCCGGTCTTTTGACGGATGTCGGACTTTTAATTGGGACTCAATATTTTGTGAGCAGGATGCTCTTGCTTCATTTCACCCATCTCTTTCAAAGTTAGTTGATAGATACTTTCCCGTTCACccattaaaaaatcgatttagggACCGGAAAAGATGGTTAACTCCTGATATTCGCATTTCCGGCCGTAATCTtagattttttggtattttaaaaaagttctacccgataaataattttgtattgtcgCTAATCTCGAGATATCGAAAAGTTTACCGGAAAGTTGTGTGTGAAGCGAAAAGTCTCTATTATTCCAAACGTTTGAAATATTCCTCCAATGAGCAACGCGAAGCGTGGTCAATTGTTAATGAGGTTGTGTCCAAAAGTAATGGCTCTCAAGAAGTGCAGATTGATTctgacatattaaataagtacTTTTGTTCGGTTGCTGATATCCTCACAAAGGGTCTCTCTTCCACTTATGACCCTCTCAAATTTTTACCTACCACTACTGGAAACTCATTTTACCTCAGCCCCACTACTCCCAGGGAGATTTTTTTGCACTATAGGAtcgatgaaaaagaaaagggCATCTAGTGGtatttcagtgaatttattGGGAAAACTTCCTTTGAGTGCTATACAGGCTCTTTCTGatgctattaatatttcatttcagtCGGGCACATTTTCTCTTTgcctaaaattagcaaaaatgttgcctctttataagggtggtgatCGTTCTAGTCCATCCAACTATAGGCCgatttcaattttgtctactttaTCTAAGTTAATTGAAAGACTTATGAAGGATCGTCTTTTAAAGTTTCTTCTGAGAGAAGGGGTTCTTCgagatgaacaatttggttttctatcagggaaaagcacctctgacgctatgtttgatttcttgtccaaacttctccagggtgttaatggaagagaggcgactgcggcggtgttctgtgacttgtccaaagcttttgattgtgtgagtcataggatactgcttcagaagctttctgcttatggagttaggggtgttgcactgaagtggtttgagtgctatttgtctggtcgcgagcagtctgtgtaccttaatggtgacttttctggtagggagtctgtggattgtggtgttccacaggggtcagttcttggtccccttctatttcttgtatacattaatgatcttattactcttagcatatgtggacattttacattgtttgctgaagacacaacggttttatggtcgaataaagatcccaagcagcttgtcagagatgttgcagccgatctcctgaaattaaagcaatggtgtgattccaatcaactttgcttaaatatgtcaaagtcccatattattggtttcaattttcaagctgaGAGTCTTGATTTTGGTGAGAACGCATTGGATATGGTAGACAATTCTGCATTTCTTGGTTTAgtcattgataaagatttaaagttttctgatcatataataaagttaaataaaaaacttgcttctggctgcttctctgttagggcaaccgttcatgaactggggagagatgttgctcgtgatgtgtactttgctttgttcgagtcgcatttaaggtatgctcttccattttggggtgcatgttcaaattatctgtttcagtctgtttttgtgctgcaaaagaGGGCTGTCAGAGGTTTATTTAAGGCCCATTCTAGAATGCATTGTGGTAATCTTTTCAAAGAGAGCCGTATTTTGACcctaccatcattatttattttggaaactgcatgtttaatattcaaaaataagaacagttttccagtccgacatcacagttatcctaccagacagattaataatattccccttcctattcctcattttacatctatcaaagattcatttatatatcgcggtttaatgatttataatcacattagcgtggaattaagaagtgttcagtctttgcgccagttttgttgtaaactgaagtcatatttgcttctaaaagccttttattcgattgaagacttttttaaggttgaggatgttgtgtagtagatgctaagcttttaatctgttaattttaattttgaacatacctttatgtgtccctttatctctgctacctttgtctacatgcatatattttgttttataaagattttgtttgtaacatttttctcttgcatttttttttttttttaggcattttatatgttgtataaattttttaaatttgttttgtaaaatctgatttgattgtatttattttctgaagctttgtcaataaaattcgtgtacatgtaccaagttttcgacaataaagtacttgaaggaaatgaaataatattctttaactgccccttaaaagatgttatcctagagtcaaaaaagtttatctgtcctgacagaccattagcacttcgagccattcgtgtaattggctcattaatgccataattggtatggtggaatgggactgaaaatatttctgattgtctattcaatctggaaggcaccctaagtttaaaaagagacaataagtccggacaatctatagtagcatttaaaaccttatgcataaaacataagtcgagtaatgttcttcgtgactctaatgtgggtaagttcaggttatccctgacccactgatagtaatactcctgtctcctgtaaccacatctaaaagccgccacccttaaaaatttattttgagttttttcaatctgctcaatgtagcagttatatgacggggaccacacaattgagccatactctaagatgggcctaacaagagagcaataaagtaatctaaaagtaaacaaagacaaatcagttgtagaccgttggataaaacccagcattttcattgccctaccagtcacctgattgatgtgacttttaaaagacaacctggggtcaataaatattcctaagtcagaaacctctgttttgaaaccaattgctacattatttattttataaagaaaggcaatagggtttcttggcttagaaaaagtaatcttatggcacttattgatattaagggacattctattcaagtggcaccaatcaaagaacaaattgaggtctttttgcaggagcacagcatcagaaagggatgtgataagcctaaatagcttcacatcatcagcaaacattagcacacgacaattttcaagtttccaaacaaaatcaatcaaaaagaggcaaaccaaaacagggcccgagtgagagccctgtggcaccccagatggcaccaaaatttcagaggaatatgtacctccaagattaacaatctgggttctacctctgatgaatcctgaaatccactgaagaagaggcccaATACCACAATACCTAAAGGCCTAAGtttctgcaagagtaccccatggttaacccgatcaaaagctttgaaaaaatctgtatatattgagtcaacctgtCCCTTCTCCAAGTAGCGGTAGAGatagttgacatacagcaccaaattagcatcagtagatctgccttttataaatccaaattgctcagcattaaataaagatttaaaactccaggcaatcctttgactgaccaggcagtcagcttttcattatttcattatttggaGGGATCAGTACACCCTGACTCCCTGCCACATTtatttacagtaattttataaaaagaaaaattatgtacgaacaaaaatatatatatatattattacactGTATCTATCTTAAATTAACGCCTAGGTGTTCATAACACACCTGTGTGCGctgatgtttcaaaaaaaagttggttcTATTTTCCGAATTATAATAAACTTGCTTAACTAACCTTAAAACTattgtgataaatccaactctcgattttatattttttgtcctagttttaaatgaaatatttttgtcctTTTAGTCCTAAACACCTACGTCTCTCAACAATTGCATAACacttattattacatattatatacatGCTAAATGCTATATACATGctatatgatttatttatttatttatttatttattcatcaacgtatataacatttcaagtacttattaataattaacagtagtcttaagtaaaaactataatactaataaacaatactgtGCCAAACATAATCCAAAGAGTGGGAGTAGGGCACTATCCCAAGATAGTTGCCCTAGCTgacgacttaaatttatttaaagatgtactgaaaaaatcaagatcttttgcaaatctattcactgTAGAAGCTATTCTATTTATAGGACTGTTTAGTAGATAGGATGTTCTGCAAAAGGGAATGTGGAGAAGCGCCTGACCTCGTGTTGTGTAAGAAGATACATGCAAAGAGAAAAGGCACAGACATTCCGGACTTCTAACAATACCATTCAGAACCTTAAACGCAAAGCAAACATCAAAGAACTGCCTTCTACTTGATAAGGAGTTTATGCTCAGGTAGGACATGGTCTCTGAACAGGTAAGATCCAGGCCTGACTTCATAAGAGTATATCTGGCAAACCTGATAAATTTGTGCTGGATATTTTCAAGCCTCTCAATGTGAATCAGAAAATAAGGTTACCAAACAATATTGGAGAATTCGAGAGGAGATCTCACCAGGCAAATATATAGTGTCTTCAATGCTGACACATTAGTAAAGTCTTTGcaagatcttttgataaaaccaagcagtttattagctctatttacagtattttcgaAGTGGCGGGAGAAAGTAAGACTCGGGTCCAGAAagacacccaaatccttgactgaGTCAAGCTCCTTCAAGGGGATACCATCAATAACATATTGACAAGGAGGGGAGACCCTTAAACGAGTAAACCTCATAAACCCACATTTCCCAACATTCAATGACATTTCATTCGACTTACACCAGGAAAACACTCTGTTTATATCTCTCTGAAGCACCAACTGATCCTGAGAGGAGGAAATCCgccgaaaaattttca containing:
- the LOC126745701 gene encoding uncharacterized protein LOC126745701, whose product is MVEKLNNKREEVIKLRSEIDKLMLNEELLKISISDQKEKISLLQKDLEEANSICKKMITSIRLLEAENQSYSCEIPSLKNDMEVFKASNSREEVIQDSSDIEFDTHCTLSTELDNPSSTKNLTVPDVKEFFVTSNPVNVCRKQVLVFGDQTARGVASRMTHSLDSKIYSIHGEVHSNYTLSQMANRIFELTTDYVSTDNIIVCLDLGSTYFDCHSFYGLLSLGKFTNLTLSLTYDDTNKFNYFHVVSICKRFLKSQRASVRIFSNNSQNNKFRISKSALCVRLVLFVTVSYALKRNFVLSPVPLSNVNFDKHSSGSNSDSSPLTLNSTSA